The Aureitalea marina genome includes a window with the following:
- a CDS encoding LETM1-related biofilm-associated protein yields MNPSASGWISKFLTQFGPDELVFDGPGHDRLYDHLRSSGFIYGVSVRPMLESPVSTLKLTQLELAKVNLFHALIWTLASERDVDQRELDLQQIIDFYHAIDRGRTGWLQRLSMARKPQSKLENILSARLQEHNNLASNRSTSLLTYALLYVDVLRFASYLDDPEQESIYAGQLENALISVALQALHAKKDKNKYDLQLLELVRDSLEHAHGSEAIGKYLELEAMPYLKQASYREKKYVLDIALLAVWEDRKMEEGEYAFLLELTQIMELDPSELDGSIEHLVHFSEAHASKISLFDHTHPVRQFYNQSTSTVRLLILRNRKRLAKELSESGELMVLLGQSTVRELNREEKRQVRTQLLDMCKSIPSLAIFLLPGGTVLLPLFMKLIPQLLPSSFDENRIADKE; encoded by the coding sequence ATGAACCCTTCTGCCAGCGGTTGGATATCGAAATTTCTTACACAATTTGGTCCTGATGAACTAGTTTTCGATGGGCCCGGTCACGACCGACTGTACGACCATTTGAGAAGCAGTGGATTCATCTATGGAGTCTCTGTCAGACCCATGCTTGAATCGCCTGTCAGCACCCTGAAATTGACCCAATTGGAATTGGCCAAGGTCAACCTGTTTCACGCTTTGATCTGGACCCTGGCCTCGGAAAGAGATGTGGACCAAAGGGAACTGGATCTGCAACAGATCATCGATTTTTACCACGCTATCGACCGGGGACGGACTGGCTGGCTCCAGCGCTTATCCATGGCACGCAAGCCTCAGAGCAAACTAGAGAACATTCTCAGCGCCAGACTACAGGAGCACAATAACCTGGCGAGTAATCGCTCTACCAGCCTACTGACCTATGCCCTGCTCTATGTCGATGTGCTGAGATTTGCCAGCTACCTGGATGACCCCGAGCAGGAATCCATCTATGCCGGCCAATTGGAAAACGCACTGATCAGCGTGGCATTACAAGCCTTACACGCCAAAAAGGATAAGAATAAATACGACCTGCAATTGTTGGAATTGGTGCGCGATTCCCTGGAGCACGCTCACGGATCAGAAGCAATAGGAAAATACCTGGAGTTGGAAGCTATGCCCTATTTGAAGCAAGCCAGTTACAGGGAAAAGAAATATGTCCTCGATATCGCCTTACTGGCCGTTTGGGAAGACCGGAAAATGGAAGAAGGAGAATATGCCTTCTTGTTGGAGTTAACACAGATCATGGAATTGGATCCGTCGGAACTGGATGGATCAATTGAGCACCTGGTCCATTTTTCAGAGGCTCATGCCAGTAAAATTTCCCTTTTTGATCATACCCACCCGGTGCGGCAGTTCTACAATCAGAGTACTTCTACAGTGCGATTGTTAATACTGAGAAACAGAAAACGGCTGGCCAAGGAATTGAGCGAAAGTGGTGAATTGATGGTCCTACTGGGACAATCGACCGTCCGCGAATTGAACCGGGAAGAAAAGAGACAGGTCAGAACCCAATTGCTGGATATGTGCAAATCCATCCCATCCCTGGCCATCTTCTTGTTGCCTGGGGGCACGGTTTTATTGCCTTTATTCATGAAGCTGATCCCACAGTTGTTACCTTCTTCCTTCGATGAGAACAGGATAGCCGATAAGGAATAA